The Mucilaginibacter terrae region GCCGACGTTTAGGATAGGTTAAATGTAAAAATCGTCATTGCGAGGTACGAAGCAATCTCTGAACTATGTTTGACGAACTTGCATCCGCAGAGATTGCTTCGTTCCTCGCAATGACGATAAGGCCAAAAGAAAATCAAACCAACTAAATATAAATAACCCGCCACTTGTGTTCTCTATTTAAGAAAACCCGGGGGCCTAACCTTACAACATTTGAACAGAAAACAATTTCTCTACCTCACCGGAATGGGTTTCGGTGGGGCAATGCTTAGCCAGGTACCCGTGCTGGGTTCGCCAATATCGCCCGAAGCCATGTTGCAGGGTGGTGTTGATGTGGCTACTAAAAAACGCATGGCCGATGTGGTGCTTAATGCAGCCCGCAGTAAAGGTGCCACTTATACCGATGTGCGCATTGGCCGGTACCTTAACCAGTATGTGGTAACACGCGAAAATAAGGTGCAAAACGTAGTAAATACCGAATCTTACGGTATGGGTATACGCGTTATTGCCAACGGCTGCTGGGGCTTTGCCGCTACTGATAAGCTGGATAACGATAGCATTGCCAAGGCCACCGTACAAGCTGTTGCCATTGCCAAAGAGAATGCCCGCCTGCAAAGCGAACCGGTACACTTGTTGCCCCAAAAAGGCTACGGCGAGGTAAGCTGGAAAGCACCCATAGAACGTAATGCATTCGAGGTGCCTATAAAGGAGAAGGTAGACCTGCTGCTATCGGTAAATGATGCAGCCATGAAAGGCGGTGCCAATTACGTAAACTCCATTATGTTTTTGGTGAACGAGCAAAAGTATTTCGCATCGAGCGATGGTTCGTACATTGATCAGGATGTACATAGGATATGGCCGGTTTTTGGCGTAACTAAAATTGATGCTAAGACAGGTAAATTTCAAACCCGTCAATCATTGAGTTCGCCTCGTGGTATGGGTTATGAATATTTAATGCCTCGCGAAAGCGATAAAATTAAAACTGCGCCCACCACATTGTACCGCGACCGTTACGATATGCTGGAGGATGCCAAACTGGCTGCTGTACAAGCCGAACAAAAGCTAAAGGCAAAATCGGTAGAAGCTGGCAAGTATGATCTAATTCTCGATCCATCGCACCTTTGGTTAACCATCCACGAGTCGGTAGGTCACCCATCAGAGCTTGACCGTGTATTGGGTTACGAGGCCAACTTTGCCGGTACCAGTTTCTTGACTTTGGATAAATGGGAGTCGAAGAATTTTAAATTCGGCAGCGATAAAGTGAACATTGTGGCCGATAAGCTGCAAAAAGGTTCATTAGGTGCCGTTGGGTACGATGATGAAGGTGTAGCCACTAAGCAATGGGATATTATTAAAGACGGCGTACTGGTTAATTACCAGTCCATCCGCGATCAGGGACATATTATCGGGCTTGAAGAATCGCAGGGCTGCTGCTATGCCGATAGCTGGTCGAGCGTTCAGTTCCAGCGTATGCCAAACATCAGCTTACAGCCGGGCAAAACACCGTTGAGTGTTCAAGAAATCATTAAAAACACCGAAAAAGGCATTTACATCATCGGCGATAGTTCATTCTCTATCGATCAGCAACGTTATAATTTCCAGTTTAGCGGTCAGTTGTACTATGAGGTTAAAAACGGGCAAATTGTAGGCATGTTAAACGATGTGGCCTATCAATCAAATACCCAGGAGTTTTGGAACTCATGTACTGCCGTTGCCGATAAGAGCGATTACCGTTTAGGCGGATCTTTCTTTGATGGTAAAGGCCAGCCGCAGCAGGTGAGCGCCGTAAGTCACGGATCGGCCACTGCCAAGTTTAACGGAGTAAATGTAATTAACACAGCAAGAAAAATCTAAACATATCATGTCGATTTTAACAGAAGAACAAGCACGCGCCTTACTCAAAAAAGCGCTCAGCTACTCAAAAGCTGAACAATGCGAAATTAACCTCAACGGAGGCGATTCATCTAACATACGTTATGCGCGCAACTCGGTATCAACCAGCGGTGCTATAAGCCGCAACAGTTTGGTAGTATCATCAGCCTTTGGCAAAAAGGTAGGTACGGCAACTATTAATGAGTTTGACGATGCCTCGTTAGAAAAAGTAGTACGCCGCTCAGAAGAATTGGCCCAGCTGGCTCCAGAGAACCCGGAGTTTATGCCGTTTTTAGGTCCGCAAACCTATGATGCGCCTTCGCCAACTTATGTGGCGGCTACAGCTAACCTTACGCCAAAGCAACGTGCCGATATGGTGCAGCAAAGCTTACAGGTAGCTAAAGACAATAAGCTGACCGCAGCCGGTTTCCTCGAAAATAGCACAGGGTATGCTGCCATGATGAATTCAAAAGGTTTATTTGCCTACAATACTACAACCGATGTGAATTTTTCGGTAACCCTGCGTACCGAAGATGGCAAAGGCTCAGGCTATGCTACTAAAGCCTACAACGATGTAAGCAAGATGGACACGCTGGCATTTTCTAAAATTGCCGCGCAAAAAGCCTCCGGTTCGGCAACTGCCAAAGCGTTGGAGCCGGGCAAATACACCGTAATTTTAGAACCTGCAGCCGGCATTGTGCTGCTCGAACAGCTTTACGGCAGCCTGGATGCTCGTAGCGCCGATGAAGGCCGCAGCTTTTTGAGCAAACCCGGTGGTAAAACCCGCCTGGGCGAAAAACTGGTAGATGAGCGCGTAAACATTTATTCAGACCCGGCAAACCCCGAGTTACCCACCAGCGTATGGAACGGCGACGGCCAGCCGCAAAAGAAGGTTAGCTGGATAGAAAAAGGTGTAGTGAAAAACTTGAGTTACTCACGCTATTGGGCCGAAAAGAAAGGCGTAAAACCACTGCCCGGTGCTGATGGCATTATTATGGAAGGCGGCACCAAAACCTTAGCGGAATTAATCAAAGGAACCGAAAAAGGTATATTGGTAACCCGCCTATGGTACATACGCGCGGTTGACCCGCAAACGCTGCTATACACAGGCCTCACTCGCGACGGTACGTTTTACATTGAGAATGGCCAGATCAAGTTCCCGGTTAAAAACTTCCGTTTTAACGAAAGCCCGGTAATTATGCTCAACAATCTCGAAGAACTGGGCAAATCAGAACGCACGGTAAGCGGCGAAAGCGGCTCGAATGCGTTGATACCACCTATGAAGATCAGGGATTTTACGTTTAGTTCGTTGTCTGACGCGGTTTAAATACTGTTTACATACAAAGGTCGGTTGTTTAACAATCGACCTTTTGTTTTTTACACCACGTCACTGCGATGAACGAAGCAGTCTCTGCGCATGCATATCCCTGAGAAATGTTGGTGTGCTTATCGCTTATCTACCGCTTCTGAGCCGCGGGGGCTCTTTGTTCTTTTCTTGATAAAAGAACCAAAATCAAGTCAACTCCCTATGCTTCGTTTGTCGCACATGCCCCGCCCTGCAAATCCGGGCAGCACCACGGGCTGCTCAGCTTTTGCCCTACTTCGTTCCCACATTGCCCCGCGCTTCAGCAAAACCTAAGAGGCCCTGCCCAACCGCACAGGCCATTATGTGCTGCCCGGCTTTCGCCCCGAAGCTGGGAGATGACGAAGAGAAAAGGAAGCTCGAAGGTAGAGTGAAAAAGCAAGGCGCAGCAGATGCATGCATCTGCTGCGCCTTGCACTGTTAAAAAGAGCGCAGGGCTTCCACAACGCCCGGCCGTGAGCTGGCCTGCGGGGGTGGCAAGGATGGTTGTGGATAGTCTGCCTAAGGCGGATACTTTGTAGCTATGACAAAGTAACAGCCCCCGCGGCGAATGAACGGAAAGCGACAGGCTCGCAAACTTTGCTAAAGTACACTGTCCTCCGTAGGGATTGCTTCGTTCCCCCGCAATGACGACGTGGGGTGCTAAAACATAAAAGGAGAATCGTTAACGATTCTCCTTTTATGTTTTATTGAAATGTAAGCTTATACAGCATCCGATAACGACGAAAACGTAAAGTCCCTGATCTTCATCGGTGGTATCATGTAGCTGCGGTAGCTTTCTACGCTGATAGCGCGTTCGGGCTTACCCAGGGCTTCCACGTTATTTAGCATAATGATGGGGCTCTCGTTAAAGCGCATGTTCTTGATCGGGAATTTGATTTTGCCGTTCTCGATGTAAAACGTACCGTCGCGGGTTAAGCCGGTAAGGGCCAGTACCTGCGGATCGACCATACGGATATACCATAGGCGCGATACCAGGATGCCTCGCTCGGTGCTCTTGATCATTTCTTCGAGGCTCATGTTGCCGCCTTCCATAATAATGTTGCTTGGGCCGGGCTGTGGTTTTACGCCTTTCTTTTCGGCCCAGTAGCGCGAGTAGCTCAGGTTTTTAACTACTCCTTTATCAAACCAATACGTTTTTTCTAAAGGCATGCCGTCGCCGCTCCAGGTACCTGAAGGTAATTCAGGATGAAACGGATCAGAGTAGATGGTTACTTTTTCGTCCAGCAGTTTTTCGCCTAAACGCGTGCCGCCGCCTTTTTTGCTTAAAAAGCTACGACCTTCATCGGCACTGCGGGCATCAAACCTAAACATGTTTTCCATCATGTAGGTAGCTGCGGTAGGCTCTAATATAACGGTGTATTTACCGGGCTCAATAGCGCGTGCACCAACAGAACCGGTTGCTTTTTGGGCTGCAATTTTAGTAGCACCATAAGTATCAAGCTTACTTACGTCGGTAAAGCCACGTGCGGCATATCCCGAGCCGGTACCTTCGGCATTACGGGTAGTTACCGAAAAGGTAACATCGCTTGATTTATTGTAGGCAAACAAACCGGCAGAGTTCATCACTGCGCGAAAATCAGTAGAGTTTTCGAGGAAACCAGCGGCCGATAAATTGGCAGCCTTGGTTACTTCTAAACTTTTTGCTACCAGTTCTGCACGGCTTTCGGGCGTCATGGCGGCTGTTTTTTCATTATAAGTTACCGCATCTTTAAACGTTTGCGGACCCAATGGTGGCATATACTCCGGGTTTGGCGGAGCCAGTTGGGCCAACTCTTCCGAACGGCGAACCACTTTTTCTAACGATGCATCATCAAACTCGTTGATGGTGGCTGTGCCTGTTTTTTTGCCATAGGTTGAACTTACGGCTAAACCTAAGGTACCTATATCGCCCGCAGTTGAAACTGCGTTTAGTGCATAACGTATATTACCGCCTTCGCTACCGCCAAGGCTCACTTCGCAGGCATCGGCTTTTGAATAGCTAAGCACTTTCTTTAATAAAGCCTGTGCTTCTTCTTTGTTAAGTATTGGCATATCCTTAATTATCCAATTTTGCGTTTAACATTAATTACATTCACTCCGGTAAACTTGGTGGTCGATGATCCGTGTGATACGGCGTTAGACTGGCCCGGCTGACCTTTACCATCATTGAAAGCACCGCCTAAACGGTAATCGCTTTCATCACAAACGGCCGCACATGAGTTCCAAAACTCCTGGTTAGTTGCCTGGTAAGCCACATCATTCAGCATACCCACAATTTTGCCGTTCTTAATTTCATAAAACAGTTGACCACCAAACTGGAAGTTATAACGTTGCTGATCAATCGAGAACGAGCCGTTACCCACAATATAAATACCTTTTTCAACGCTTTTGATCATATCGTCAACGCTCAGTTTTGCCTTGCCTGGTGCAAGCGATACGTTAGGCATACGCTGAAACTGTACATCGCTCCAGGTTTGGGCGTAGCAGCAGCCTTGCGATTCTTTAAGACCAATAACATGTGCCTGATCGCGTATGGTTTGGAAATTGGTTAATATACCATCCTTAACAATGTCGAATTTTTTAGGTTGAACACCTTCATCGTCATAACCTACGGCACCTAACGAGCCTTTTTGGTCTCTATCGGCCACAATGTTCATGTTTTTGCTGCCGAATTTGAAGTTGCCCGATTTTAGTTTATCAACTGATAAGAAGCTGGTTCCTGCATAGTTAGCCTCATAACCCAATACACGGTCTAACTCGGTAGGGTGAGCAACCGATTCGTGAATGGTAAGCCATAGGTGTGAGGGGTCTAATACCAAATCGTACTTACCCGGTTCAACAGATTTTGATGATACCTTTTCGGTGGCATTTTTGGTGGCGTTTTTTACGTCTTCCAGCATATCATACCGGTTTTTGTAACGGGTTACAATACCTTGTACTTTTTCAGCTTCTGATGGAATTAAGTACTCATAACCCATGCCTACCGGTGAGCTTAGCGCAGCACGGGTTTCAAAAGCACCTTTAGATGAATCGATTTTAGTTACGCTGAAGTTAGGGTACAGGCGATGAATATCCTGATCAATGTATGAACCATCGGTAGAGGCAAAGAATTTTTGCTCATTAATGGCTAAAATTGTTGAGTTTACAAAGTTTGCACCACCGGCTAAGGCTGCGCCGTTTACCGACATCAGCAGGTCTACCTTTTCTTTAATAGGCACCTCGAAAGCATTTTTTTCGATAGGTGTTTTCCAGCTTACCTCGCCAAAGCCTTTTTGAGGGGCCAGTTGTACGGGCTTGCCGCCAATTTTAGCGTTGGCTTTAGCTACGGCTACAGCGCGTTCGGCAGTTTTGGCAATACCATCTTTGGTTACATTGTTGGTAGCCGCAAAGCCCCAGCAGCCGTTAACCAGTACGCGTATACCTACACCGTACGATTCGGCATTGGCTACGTTGAGCACACGGGTTTCACGGGTAATTACAGCCTGGTTAAGATAGCGGCCAATACGTATATCGGCGTACGATGCACCTTTTGATTTAGCCGTGTTAAGGGCTACATCGGCAAGCTCTTTTTTAATGCGTGCGTCTACCTGATTCAGGGCCTCAGCCGGATCGATAGGCGTACCAAAGGCAGGCAGGTTGGGCAGCATCATCGCGCCGGCACCTACGCCCGAGAGGTAAATAAAATTTCTACGTTTCAAGATTTGATCCTCCTGTTTTGCAGTTAGTTATAGTTTGAGTTTAATAGTTTTTTAGAGCTGAATTGCAAACTTGCGTTCTATCCATAAAAATGTACAAGCTACCAATAAAATCATATAAAACCAGATTTTTGGCACCTCGATATCCTGAGTTTCTTGTATTTGTTTTGTTACAGTTTGCTTTTGAGTTTGATTAGCTGCAAAATCTTTATTGATTTTAATTTTTTGCATTTTTTTTAGGCTGTTCCACTCACTTTTGCTGTAATTATACCACCATTCGGTTGTGTTATTACCTGCTTTGGCTTGTTGCCAGCCTGCTTTTTGCGGCCAGTAAGTATTTTGCCATTGATAAGGTATGGCTGCATTCTGAGCAGAGTTATTTACTTCATCATTTATTAAAGATGAACCCGGTATTGCCGAACCTTGAAACAGTAGTTTTACTGGTTCATTTACGGTCGGAATTGCATCAGCTTTCCAGCTTTGAACCGATGCTGATTTACGTGCCGATTGACCAATTAGCAAAGTCCATAGCGCCGTATAATCAGTTTTATTACCAGACAACAGCCAGGTGTTTGTATGATTAAGCGTGGTAAAAGCAAGCTTGCCCGCACCGGCTAAAGTAATACCTGCTAACTCATGATTTTGTGCGTCGGATGCCAGTACCTGGGTATTGTTACGATAGCTGATGTACGACGGATCGATATTGAGTTTGGCAGTTTTTGCTTTTTGATTTTGCAGCGTTAGCGGTACCGAAAGCTGATCTTTAATGGCCATCGTAGTAACCGGGAAATCGCGCTGTAGCCACGACGCGGCTTTGTCCGAACTATCTGCCCGGACAATCACACCCAATCCTTTTTGCGTTACCTGGTTGCGAAATGCCCCGGCATCGGCAGGTGGAAGTGA contains the following coding sequences:
- a CDS encoding TldD/PmbA family protein, translating into MKRRNFIYLSGVGAGAMMLPNLPAFGTPIDPAEALNQVDARIKKELADVALNTAKSKGASYADIRIGRYLNQAVITRETRVLNVANAESYGVGIRVLVNGCWGFAATNNVTKDGIAKTAERAVAVAKANAKIGGKPVQLAPQKGFGEVSWKTPIEKNAFEVPIKEKVDLLMSVNGAALAGGANFVNSTILAINEQKFFASTDGSYIDQDIHRLYPNFSVTKIDSSKGAFETRAALSSPVGMGYEYLIPSEAEKVQGIVTRYKNRYDMLEDVKNATKNATEKVSSKSVEPGKYDLVLDPSHLWLTIHESVAHPTELDRVLGYEANYAGTSFLSVDKLKSGNFKFGSKNMNIVADRDQKGSLGAVGYDDEGVQPKKFDIVKDGILTNFQTIRDQAHVIGLKESQGCCYAQTWSDVQFQRMPNVSLAPGKAKLSVDDMIKSVEKGIYIVGNGSFSIDQQRYNFQFGGQLFYEIKNGKIVGMLNDVAYQATNQEFWNSCAAVCDESDYRLGGAFNDGKGQPGQSNAVSHGSSTTKFTGVNVINVKRKIG
- a CDS encoding TldD/PmbA family protein → MPILNKEEAQALLKKVLSYSKADACEVSLGGSEGGNIRYALNAVSTAGDIGTLGLAVSSTYGKKTGTATINEFDDASLEKVVRRSEELAQLAPPNPEYMPPLGPQTFKDAVTYNEKTAAMTPESRAELVAKSLEVTKAANLSAAGFLENSTDFRAVMNSAGLFAYNKSSDVTFSVTTRNAEGTGSGYAARGFTDVSKLDTYGATKIAAQKATGSVGARAIEPGKYTVILEPTAATYMMENMFRFDARSADEGRSFLSKKGGGTRLGEKLLDEKVTIYSDPFHPELPSGTWSGDGMPLEKTYWFDKGVVKNLSYSRYWAEKKGVKPQPGPSNIIMEGGNMSLEEMIKSTERGILVSRLWYIRMVDPQVLALTGLTRDGTFYIENGKIKFPIKNMRFNESPIIMLNNVEALGKPERAISVESYRSYMIPPMKIRDFTFSSLSDAV
- a CDS encoding TldD/PmbA family protein, translating into MNRKQFLYLTGMGFGGAMLSQVPVLGSPISPEAMLQGGVDVATKKRMADVVLNAARSKGATYTDVRIGRYLNQYVVTRENKVQNVVNTESYGMGIRVIANGCWGFAATDKLDNDSIAKATVQAVAIAKENARLQSEPVHLLPQKGYGEVSWKAPIERNAFEVPIKEKVDLLLSVNDAAMKGGANYVNSIMFLVNEQKYFASSDGSYIDQDVHRIWPVFGVTKIDAKTGKFQTRQSLSSPRGMGYEYLMPRESDKIKTAPTTLYRDRYDMLEDAKLAAVQAEQKLKAKSVEAGKYDLILDPSHLWLTIHESVGHPSELDRVLGYEANFAGTSFLTLDKWESKNFKFGSDKVNIVADKLQKGSLGAVGYDDEGVATKQWDIIKDGVLVNYQSIRDQGHIIGLEESQGCCYADSWSSVQFQRMPNISLQPGKTPLSVQEIIKNTEKGIYIIGDSSFSIDQQRYNFQFSGQLYYEVKNGQIVGMLNDVAYQSNTQEFWNSCTAVADKSDYRLGGSFFDGKGQPQQVSAVSHGSATAKFNGVNVINTARKI
- a CDS encoding TldD/PmbA family protein, whose protein sequence is MSILTEEQARALLKKALSYSKAEQCEINLNGGDSSNIRYARNSVSTSGAISRNSLVVSSAFGKKVGTATINEFDDASLEKVVRRSEELAQLAPENPEFMPFLGPQTYDAPSPTYVAATANLTPKQRADMVQQSLQVAKDNKLTAAGFLENSTGYAAMMNSKGLFAYNTTTDVNFSVTLRTEDGKGSGYATKAYNDVSKMDTLAFSKIAAQKASGSATAKALEPGKYTVILEPAAGIVLLEQLYGSLDARSADEGRSFLSKPGGKTRLGEKLVDERVNIYSDPANPELPTSVWNGDGQPQKKVSWIEKGVVKNLSYSRYWAEKKGVKPLPGADGIIMEGGTKTLAELIKGTEKGILVTRLWYIRAVDPQTLLYTGLTRDGTFYIENGQIKFPVKNFRFNESPVIMLNNLEELGKSERTVSGESGSNALIPPMKIRDFTFSSLSDAV